The following coding sequences lie in one Ostrea edulis chromosome 8, xbOstEdul1.1, whole genome shotgun sequence genomic window:
- the LOC130049289 gene encoding uncharacterized protein LOC130049289 produces the protein MLAIVIVIAVRINRMTKRLDVEIKQIEARIQRELLNITCMLLHRELQRMVRRRLRQRSTRYQSIAEDHYELTPIVNDPYEPPLRRSATLAETEYQYVAPYETPKEGCFCRYCLDQAANHPPNSLPEVDGAHGTARAYDSLQGIFAEKPFLDRTTSEKHSQYSLLNNPPDVYSLSGKTRALIHNDHSQSTERRLSRRRMRRGRKSGLNDYDDDGINGNWIELERIKQRQEEAEDAEFISQLLSDVKREPITDVLPGISPFKIPKTLPNYKREEAKESIALSEFSFLELEIQEVDDAINANYTEKEKPSFKNETLSDAGTTKTTNDAPNELFSSSNIKSKAEENNVAPTKGVCIAEVNFDVGNSGGESNSSDYLKPMPHKNTGDNSSEKQTSLTTEFCLAEVNFDVEDNEGDSESEQYGKENGSNEKQIIDIAGLCIAEVNFDVQNIEALNVSPNNTQPMADRDNKEDNMSIAFSTGLCIAEINFDIENTEKVSDSSDYLEPIELDSGTHTLQDEKTDIETYETLQNVTDTMVNIPNIETANEYSIQGEDAGFNICLADLNNFQDILSEVEYMEESILDIGYSSSKEYERLRTSTEIVMNAPEEKHREETTVMSADTGLNVCFAELQNFEQLLLESETVEETASDKSHESHYDTIKIDVDVNHSDDSDTISE, from the exons ATGTTGGCAATTGTCATCGTTATCGCCGTCAGAATAAACCG GATGACGAAAAGGCTAGATGTCGAGATCAAACAGATAGAAGCACGGATCCAGCGTGAACTGTTAAATATAACTTGCATGTTGTTGCATCGAGAGTTACAGCGTATGGTTCGACGAAGGCTTCGACAAAGGTCAACCAGATACCAATCTATTGCAGAGGATCACTATGAATTGACCCCGATTGTGAACGATCCATATGAACCTCCTCTTCGAAGATCTGCAACATTAGCAGAAACAGAATACCAATATGTTGCTCCATACGAAACTCCCAAAGAAGGCTGTTTTTGTAGATATTGCTTGGACCAAGCTGCCAATCATCCCCCAAACAGCTTACCAGAAGTAGATGGAGCGCATGGTACAGCAAGAGCATATGACAGTCTGCAAGGAATTTTCGCAGAGAAACCCTTCCTTGACAGAACTACTTCAGAGAAACATTCGCAGTATTCTCTTCTCAATAACCCGCCTGATGTTTACTCGCTAAGCGGCAAAACAAGAGCACTGATCCATAATGATCACTCCCAATCCACAGAACGGCGTCTATCCCGAAGAAGAATGCGCCGTGGAAGAAAATCCGGACTTAACGATTATGATGATGACGGCATTAATGGTAATTGGATAGAACTGGAGCGGATTAAGCAAAGACAAGAAGAAGCCGAAGATGCGGAGTTCATATCGCAATTGCTATCCGATGTGAAGAGAGAACCTATCACTGATGTTTTACCCGGTATCAGCCCATTCAAAATACCAAAAACATTGCCAAATTATAAACGAGAAGAGGCAAAAGAATCCATCGCCCTTTCGGAATTTAGCTTTTTAGAATTAGAAATACAAGAAGTAGATGATGCCATCAATGCCAACTATACTGAGAAAGAGAAACCCAGTTTCAAGAATGAAACATTATCGGATGCCGGAACAACTAAAACCACCAACGATGCACCTAACGAGTTGTTTTCTAGTTCGAATATAAAAAGCAAAGCAGAAGAAAACAATGTGGCACCTACAAAAGGAGTTTGCATTGCAGAGGTGAATTTTGATGTAGGAAACAGCGGCGGCGAGTCGAATTCATCAGACTACTTAAAACCAATGCCACACAAAAACACGGGAGATAATTCAAGCGAAAAGCAAACCAGTTTAACAACTGAGTTTTGCCTTGCAGAAGTAAATTTTGATGTTGAAGATAACGAGGGAGACTCAGAATCAGAGCAATATGGCAAAGAAAACGGTTCAAACGAAAAACAAATCATTGACATCGCTGGACTTTGTATTGCTGAGGTGAACTTTGATGTTCAAAACATCGAAGCACTCAATGTATCACCAAACAATACACAGCCAATGGCGGACAGAGACAACAAGGAAGATAACATGTCAATCGCGTTCTCTACCGGACTATGCATTGCAGAGATAAATTTTGACATTGAAAACACAGAAAAGGTATCTGATTCATCAGACTACCTAGAGCCAATTGAATTAGATTCTGGAACACACACACTGCAAGACGAGAAAACCGACATTGAAACATACGAAACATTGCAAAATGTCACCGACACCATGGTTAACATTCCCAACATTGAGACCGCCAATGAATATTCCATTCAAGGTGAAGATGCtggtttcaatatttgtttGGCAGATCTGAACAACTTCCAAGATATTTTGTCAGAAGTTGAATATATGGAAGAATCTATATTAGACATCGGGTATTCCTCAAGCAAAGAATACGAACGATTGAGGACGTCTACAGAGATCGTCATGAATGCACCGGAGGAAAAGCACAGGGAAGAAACAACAGTCATGTCTGCTGATACAGGACTCAATGTTTGTTTTGCAGAACTGCAAAATTTTGAACAACTGCTCTTAGAATCTGAGACAGTGGAAGAGACAGCATCGGACAAATCACATGAAAGTCATTATGACACAATTAAGATCGACGTCGACGTCAACCATAGCGATGATTCTGACACCATTTCTGAGTGA